AACGCCGAGAGCACCGCCCAGTACCACCGGTTCGGTGACACCAACTCCCCCAGGACCGTCGCCACCGATGTCGCGATGGCCACCTGGATCGCCGCCCGGGTGCTGGGCCGTAGCCGCGCGACCGCGTCGGTGAGCCACCACCACCGTCCGCACCGGCCGGTGTCGGGGGGCGGGGCGTCGGGGTCGTCTGCAGTCTCGGTTGCGGCGTCATCCGGCGGCTCGGGGGTGGGCTCCCGGGTCCAGCCCAGTGCGGGCAGCGTGCCGATCCGATGGTGTGTCGGCTCGGGTGGGGTGAGTGCGTGCGCGGTCACGCGGTGTACGGCGATGTGCGCCCGCACCACCCGGGCGGCCGAGCGGATCGCGATGGTCGTCTGGTCGCTGCCGGTCGTCGAGGCGTCGGCGGCCATCGCGGTGCGTCGCAGCGACCGCAGATCGTCCTCGGTGGGGTGGTTGCGCAACGCGCCCCGGACCGCGGCCATGACCTCGTCCACCGTGGGGTTCCAGTTGACGGGGTCGAAGGCACGCAGAGCGAACGCGAGTTGTTCGGTGGCCTGCTGGGCGTCGAAGACGCGTCGGGAGAGGTCGTTGCCGGTCACCGAGAGGTGCGCCGAGGCCACGTTGCGGTCGAGCCAGTCCTCGATCATCAGCGCGGTGTTGGCGAGTCGTTCCAGGACGTGGCGCATCCCCTCCGGGTCGGGGACGGCGCCGGTCGCGTCCGGCGTCACCGCGTCGACCACCGCCAGCGACGACGCCCTCAGCGACTTGGTGAGCCGACTCAGTTCGGCGCCCGCCCACTCGTGTTGGAAGGCGAAACGCACCACCAGCGACGAGGCGACCCCGAGCGCGATCGCCAGCGCCAACACCGGGATCTGCGACGGGGTGGCGCGCAGGAACAACGAGAAGAAGTAGGCGATGAACGACGCCATCCCGAGCGCGAACCCGCGCGGACCGAAGCGGCGCACGTAGACCGCGGTGAACAACACCGCCACGAAGCCGACGTCGGCGATCACCCCGTACTGCGTCAGCACGGCGGCCAGGGTCACCGCGGCGATCGCGGGCAGCGTGATCATCGCCGTGGTCAGCAGGCGTGCGTGCGCGGTGCGGTCCTTGACGACGAACGAGGAGAACATCGCCACCACCGACCCCAACATCGCGACGGTGATCGGTTGGCCCAGAGCGCGTGTGGTGACCACCAGCACGAGCAGGGCCAGCACGAGGGTCAGCGTGGTCTGGCTCGCGCTGCGCAGTCGGAGGGCACCCGGGTCGGACACGACGAGAAATCGTGCAGCGCGATCGGCCGACGCGCGCAGGGACACCTCCATGAGAACCCAGCTTACGGCGGTGGCGCCGTCCGGATCACCGTGTCAGGACCCGAACGGGATGCCACCGATCTCGATCGCGCGGGTGAAGGTGAGCTTGTCGAATTCGCGTCCGTATTCGTCGATGGCGGAGATGTCCATCCGGCTGCGGGTCAGGCCCGGGATGCCCGGTGTGACGTCGATGCTGATGAACGAGTAGTTGCGGAAACGCACCCGCGACCACTCGACGCTCTCGGCCTTCTTCTGACCGTCCGGGGTCCACACGTAGCTGTTGGGCACCGTGTTGTCCTTGACGACGTTGCCGCGGTAGCTCTCCG
This window of the Williamsia phyllosphaerae genome carries:
- a CDS encoding FUSC family protein, whose protein sequence is MEVSLRASADRAARFLVVSDPGALRLRSASQTTLTLVLALLVLVVTTRALGQPITVAMLGSVVAMFSSFVVKDRTAHARLLTTAMITLPAIAAVTLAAVLTQYGVIADVGFVAVLFTAVYVRRFGPRGFALGMASFIAYFFSLFLRATPSQIPVLALAIALGVASSLVVRFAFQHEWAGAELSRLTKSLRASSLAVVDAVTPDATGAVPDPEGMRHVLERLANTALMIEDWLDRNVASAHLSVTGNDLSRRVFDAQQATEQLAFALRAFDPVNWNPTVDEVMAAVRGALRNHPTEDDLRSLRRTAMAADASTTGSDQTTIAIRSAARVVRAHIAVHRVTAHALTPPEPTHHRIGTLPALGWTREPTPEPPDDAATETADDPDAPPPDTGRCGRWWWLTDAVARLRPSTRAAIQVAIATSVATVLGELVSPNRWYWAVLSAFVVFTGTSTRGEILTRAGHRIVGTVAGVFAGVVLAALVGHRPPLQLALIVVCVFCAFYLVTIANGLLVFFVTVLLAMLYGLLGTFSVAVLELRIAETCVGAAVGIGAAYFILPIRTRETVREKVDTYLDTLDEVIAESIDSVLEPGSGVDLVPLSRRLDTALQELQTSAKPLGMGPTSRARRGTARLVRVLEACDRAAHALARAGMLAANAEHDGGPTGDLAEGLRRGAQEVRAAVDSLRSVVRGDTDVYDGVLADDSPVVELMNRDPEELSTATRVAVRALDRLDHAAALTRVPV